In a genomic window of Drosophila takahashii strain IR98-3 E-12201 chromosome 3L, DtakHiC1v2, whole genome shotgun sequence:
- the Girdin gene encoding girdin isoform X3 gives MASTATATPMEIDEFINGALVSWLESCLPRAELLAGYTSLLDGHIIHSVWLQIDPEPQNNPSELNDLNGKSLSIARAKNFECIVRNLKSLFEEELGQTILVLPDAFTLGHHPETRNGLDQMKTLLTLLLGAAVQCPNKELFIARIKELDLETQHAIVALIKQVTDSHSLVLTEDSLERLTPQSMYTHILRLTKERDLMYLKWIDLACVETEMAVSDNLVECGQGVGVPRSPSNGTATSTPSSSSNSESNHLAVECADLRSKNRKLRQELEEKSENLLELREELDDKKARFDKLRQESQEWFTEAKRASAYRDEVDILRERAERADRLEIEVQKYREKLGDSDFYKSRVEELREDNRVLLESKEMLEEQLQRYRKRSEHAISLESEIIKYKQKLNDMALERDVDRSKLEELLEENAQLQLVARNLNSTMDLDKSFSENEDDCNSGDNSLSEQLTNNAQTRALKLELENRRLTAALEQLKESSFHESTSKLLELEKEKKKLSLKTEQMQENIQRLTQQNVELEGVFKNALEENKKLQDAVDSRQKSYDRQSLEREADRQKLSDAEQHVETLNKEKQRIQTLNDSIQRRADDLERLAESKAKELEQYAEKSKQYEQTKQKLYEIEAKVSTFERENASLLKEVSKLKEGSEQKSVQLDESINRLEAQSKELQKLGKALEDSEQVHQKFVELEKQNQELASQRIIDQEMISTLRNDLVTGTLVTKKVRHNLEKLGLADEEPGELNVEHVVEKLVRNPETFKTVREIMLNVTREQQAEEEEREGGVKSDMCVLCHRQEIFTVEKNIELAALEPLPPAPTQPSSQELRFEHKLRVSPARESAELNRIKDSNTQLQTENARLSVDVAALGSQITSLNTQHVALQLANSQLAAEKDTLLKDIDSLQQEHKHALQDQVTLQCLHDQLSAEYESLNKDKEQLKAAVRDLRQELRDTREQQTALEQRIEELTTQNNNMKTCSEDLSILRTEHSKLTDDFRNLFATSDRFKNEYKNIQEQYKMVRMEHSSLKLQNTELSGELNTKSDQVRHLQVEYSKVQQRCEMLIQNNADLDSERKALMDNVSQLLSQYQELLAISLEDKKHFHEEEKNYTERVHSLKRQKEKLEEKIMEHYKKSETTVHKKKPFASMLVRRVKKASSDLMNKVPSRNRRSWVDDARTNSQFVIGSESGGNESDNSNEEPLSIASDTHLLQRNVPLRQSLQRSLEAPDVTGSSLTLGTAGSRRTVYLIDEHQKLPDGSSPGSAQNQQSGGSSGSGNAATPTPAEPQTPQKTADSSAPTGPATFLMYNRINTTIGGASNSGDQSPLLQASGSVSGGTPLPDDKSARKRPEDKSNSIWYEYGCV, from the exons atggccagCACGGCGACCGCGACGCCAATGGAAATAGACGAATTCATAAATGGAGCACTCGTCTCTTGG CTGGAATCATGTCTGCCACGTGCCGAGCTGCTGGCTGGATACACTTCCCTGCTGGATGGCCACATAATCCACAGCGTCTGGCTGCAGATCGATCCGGAGCCTCAGAATAATCCCAGCGAGCTGAACGATCTGAATGGGAAGTCCCTCAGCATCGCCAGGGCCAAGAACTTCGAGTGCATCGTGCGGAATCTCAAGTCGCTCTTCGAGGAGGAGCTCGGCCAGACCATTCTGGTGCTGCCCGATGCCTTCACCCTGGGTCATCATCCGGAGACCAGAAATGGCCTAGATCAGATGAAAACCCTGCTCACCCTGCTCCTCGGCGCAGCGGTGCAATGTCCCAACAAGGAGCTGTTTATTGCCAGGATCAAGGAATTGGATTTAGAGACGCAGCACGCCATCGTGGCTCTGATCAAACAGGTCACCGATAGCCACAGTCTGGTGCTCACCGAGGATTCCCTGGAGCGACTGACCCCGCAGAGCATGTACACCCACATCCTGCGCCTGACCAAGGAGCGGGATCTCATGTATCTCAAGTGGATCGACTTGGCGTGCGTGGAAACCGAAATGGCAGTCAGCGATAATCTGGTGGAATGTGGCCAAGGTGTTGGTGTTCCACGTTCCCCTTCGAATGGCACCGCCACCTCAACTCCCTCATCGTCTTCCAACTCGGAGAGCAATCACCTGGCCGTGGAGTGTGCAGATCTTCGCTCCAAGAACCGCAAACTGCGTCAGGAACT TGAGGAAAAATCCGAGAATCTCTTGGAGCTGCGCGAGGAGCTCGATGACAAGAAGGCGCGCTTTGACAAACTGCGCCAGGAGAGCCAGGAATGGTTTACGGAGGCCAAGCGGGCCTCAGCATACCGGGATGAGGTGGATATCCTAAGGGAAAGGGCCGAAAGAGCCGATCGTCTTGAGATAGAGGTTCAAAAGTATCGCGAAAAGCTCGGCGACTCGGACTTTTATAAATCCCGCGTGGAAGAGCTGCGAGAGGATAACCGTGTGCTGCTGGAATCAAA AGAAATGTTAGAAGAGCAGCTGCAGCGCTACCGCAAAAGATCTGAGCACGCCATCTCCCTGGAGTCCGAAATCATCAAGTACAAGCAAAAGCTCAACGACATGGCCTTAGAAAGGGACGTAGATCGGTCCAAGCTAGAAGAGCTGCTGGAGGAGAATGCTCAACTGCAACTGGTGGCCAGGAATCTCAACTCAACGATGGATTTGGACAAATCCTTCTCGGAAAACGAAGATGATTGCAATTCGGGCGACAACAGCCTGTCCGAACAGCTAACGAATAATGCCCAAACCCGTGCACTCAAGCTGGAGCTAGAGAACCGTCGCTTGACTGCCGCTTTGGAGCAGCTAAAAGAGAGCAGCTTCCACGAGTCCACCAGCAAGTTGCTCGAGTTAGAGAAGGAGAAGAAAAAGCTCTCGCTGAAAACCGAGCAGATGCAAGAAAACATCCAAAGACTCACGCAGCAAAATGTCGAACTGGAGGGGGTCTTTAAGAACGCCCTGGAGGAGAACAAAAAGCTGCAGGATGCCGTGGACAGTCGCCAGAAGAGCTACGATCGTCAGAGTTTGGAGCGCGAGGCTGATCGTCAGAAGCTTTCGGATGCCGAGCAGCATGTGGAAACCCTAAACAAAGAAAAGCAACGCATCCAAACTTTAAACGACAGCATTCAGCGTAGAGCCGACGATCTGGAACGACTGGCGGAGAGCAAGGCAAAGGAACTGGAGCAATATGCGGAAAAATCCAAGCAATACGAGCAGACCAAACAGAAGCTCTACGAGATCGAGGCCAAGGTCTCCACGTTCGAGCGCGAGAATGCCAGTCTGCTCAAGGAGGTGTCCAAGCTGAAGGAGGGCAGCGAGCAGAAGTCTGTGCAGCTGGACGAGAGCATCAATCGACTGGAGGCACAGAGCAAGGAACTCCAGAAGCTGGGCAAGGCGCTCGAAGATTCCGAGCAAGTGCATCAGAAGTTTGTGGAACTGGAGAAGCAAAACCAAGAGCTGGCTTCGCAGCGCATTATTGACCAAGAGATGATAAGCACACTGCGCAACGACCTGGTCACTGGTACCCTAGTAACAAAGAAGGTGCGCCACAACCTGGAGAAACTTGGCCTGGCGGACGAGGAGCCGGGGGAGCTGAATGTAGAGCATGTGGTGGAGAAATTGGTGCGCAATCCGGAGACTTTCAAAACGGTGCGTGAGATCATGCTAAACGTGACCCGCGAGCagcaggcggaggaggaggagcgcgAGGGCGGCGTCAAGTCGGACATGTGTGTGCTGTGCCACCGTCAGGAGATCTTCACGGTGGAGAAGAACATTGAACTCGCAGCTCTGGAGCCTCTGCCCCCCGCTCCTACGCAACCCTCTTCCCAGGAGCTGCGATTCGAGCACAAACTGCGAGTCAGTCCGGCACGAGAGTCCGCGGAGCTAAACCGCATCAAGGATTCCAACACACAGCTGCAGACGGAGAATGCTCGGCTCAGCGTGGATGTGGCTGCTCTGGGTTCGCAGATAACTTCTCTGAACACCCAGCATGTGGCTCTTCAGCTGGCCAACTCACAGTTGGCTGCGGAAAAAGACACTCTACTCAAGGACATCGATTCACTGCAGCAGGAGCACAAGCATGCGCTGCAGGATCAGGTGACTTTGCAGTGCCTGCACGATCAGCTCTCCGCGGAGTACGAATCGCTGAACAAGGACAAGGAGCAGCTGAAGGCAGCAGTGCGGGATTTGCGGCAGGAATTGCGCGATACCCGCGAACAGCAGACGGCACTGGAGCAGCGCATCGAGGAGCTGACCACGCAGAACAACAACATGAAGACCTGCAGCGAAGATCTGTCCATTCTGCGCACCGAGCACTCCAAGCTCACCGACGACTTCCGCAATCTCTTCGCCACCAGCGATCGCTTCAAGAACGAGTACAAGAACATCCAGGAGCAGTACAAGATGGTGCGCATGGAGCACTCGAGCCTCAAGCTGCAGAACACTGAACTCTCCGGCGAGCTGAACACCAAGAGCGATCAAGTGCGTCACCTGCAGGTGGAGTACAGCAAGGTGCAGCAGCGATGCGAGATGTTGATTCAGAACAATGCCGATTTGGATTCGGAGAGGAAAGCCTTAATGGACAATGTGTCCCAATTGCTCTCGCAGTATCAGGAACTTTTGGCCATTTCCCTGGAGGACAAGAAGCACTTCCACGAGGAGGAGAAGAACTACACGGAACGGGTGCACAGCCTAAAAAGGCAGAAGGAGAAGCTGGAGGAGAAGATCATGGAGCACTACAAGAAGTCTGAGACCACGGTGCATAAGAA AAAACCCTTTGCCAGCATGCTGGTTAGAAGAGTGAAGAAGGCCAGCTCGGATCTGATGAACAAGGTGCCCAGTCGA aacCGTCGCTCCTGGGTGGATGATGCTCGCACCAATTCCCAGTTCGTCATCGGTTCCGAATCGGGCGGCAATGAGTCGGATAACAGCAACGAGGAGCCACTGTCCATTGCCTCCGACACGCACTTGCTGCAGCGGAATGTACCGCTCCGCCAGAGCCTGCAGCG CAGTCTCGAAGCGCCAGACGTGACGGGCAGCAGTCTGACACTCGGCACAGCCGGCTCACGACGCACCGTTTATCTTATCGACGAGCACCAGAAGCTGCCCGATGGCTCCAGTCCCGGCTCCGCCCAGAACCAGCAGTCCGGTGGCAGCAGTGGCTCCGGCAATGCCGCAACGCCCACGCCCGCCGAACCCCAGACGCCTCAAAAGACTGCCGACAGCAGTGCTCCCACTGGGCCAGCCACGTTTCTCATGTACAACCGGATAAACACGACGATCGGCGGAGCATCGAACAGCGGCGATCAGAGCCCACTGCTGCAGGCCAGCGGCAGCGTCTCCGGCGGAACTCCTTTGCCAGATGACAAGTCCGCGAGGAAGCGGCCCGAGGACAAGAGCAACAGCATCTGGTATGAGTACGGCTGCGTCTAG
- the Girdin gene encoding girdin isoform X1 → MASTATATPMEIDEFINGALVSWLESCLPRAELLAGYTSLLDGHIIHSVWLQIDPEPQNNPSELNDLNGKSLSIARAKNFECIVRNLKSLFEEELGQTILVLPDAFTLGHHPETRNGLDQMKTLLTLLLGAAVQCPNKELFIARIKELDLETQHAIVALIKQVTDSHSLVLTEDSLERLTPQSMYTHILRLTKERDLMYLKWIDLACVETEMAVSDNLVECGQGVGVPRSPSNGTATSTPSSSSNSESNHLAVECADLRSKNRKLRQELEEKSENLLELREELDDKKARFDKLRQESQEWFTEAKRASAYRDEVDILRERAERADRLEIEVQKYREKLGDSDFYKSRVEELREDNRVLLESKEMLEEQLQRYRKRSEHAISLESEIIKYKQKLNDMALERDVDRSKLEELLEENAQLQLVARNLNSTMDLDKSFSENEDDCNSGDNSLSEQLTNNAQTRALKLELENRRLTAALEQLKESSFHESTSKLLELEKEKKKLSLKTEQMQENIQRLTQQNVELEGVFKNALEENKKLQDAVDSRQKSYDRQSLEREADRQKLSDAEQHVETLNKEKQRIQTLNDSIQRRADDLERLAESKAKELEQYAEKSKQYEQTKQKLYEIEAKVSTFERENASLLKEVSKLKEGSEQKSVQLDESINRLEAQSKELQKLGKALEDSEQVHQKFVELEKQNQELASQRIIDQEMISTLRNDLVTGTLVTKKVRHNLEKLGLADEEPGELNVEHVVEKLVRNPETFKTVREIMLNVTREQQAEEEEREGGVKSDMCVLCHRQEIFTVEKNIELAALEPLPPAPTQPSSQELRFEHKLRVSPARESAELNRIKDSNTQLQTENARLSVDVAALGSQITSLNTQHVALQLANSQLAAEKDTLLKDIDSLQQEHKHALQDQVTLQCLHDQLSAEYESLNKDKEQLKAAVRDLRQELRDTREQQTALEQRIEELTTQNNNMKTCSEDLSILRTEHSKLTDDFRNLFATSDRFKNEYKNIQEQYKMVRMEHSSLKLQNTELSGELNTKSDQVRHLQVEYSKVQQRCEMLIQNNADLDSERKALMDNVSQLLSQYQELLAISLEDKKHFHEEEKNYTERVHSLKRQKEKLEEKIMEHYKKSETTVHKKKPFASMLVRRVKKASSDLMNKVPSRNRRSWVDDARTNSQFVIGSESGGNESDNSNEEPLSIASDTHLLQRNVPLRQSLQRDLLDNSIQRGGAVRSSLQAQKRTDLNNSRRNSVHGSLEAPDVTGSSLTLGTAGSRRTVYLIDEHQKLPDGSSPGSAQNQQSGGSSGSGNAATPTPAEPQTPQKTADSSAPTGPATFLMYNRINTTIGGASNSGDQSPLLQASGSVSGGTPLPDDKSARKRPEDKSNSIWYEYGCV, encoded by the exons atggccagCACGGCGACCGCGACGCCAATGGAAATAGACGAATTCATAAATGGAGCACTCGTCTCTTGG CTGGAATCATGTCTGCCACGTGCCGAGCTGCTGGCTGGATACACTTCCCTGCTGGATGGCCACATAATCCACAGCGTCTGGCTGCAGATCGATCCGGAGCCTCAGAATAATCCCAGCGAGCTGAACGATCTGAATGGGAAGTCCCTCAGCATCGCCAGGGCCAAGAACTTCGAGTGCATCGTGCGGAATCTCAAGTCGCTCTTCGAGGAGGAGCTCGGCCAGACCATTCTGGTGCTGCCCGATGCCTTCACCCTGGGTCATCATCCGGAGACCAGAAATGGCCTAGATCAGATGAAAACCCTGCTCACCCTGCTCCTCGGCGCAGCGGTGCAATGTCCCAACAAGGAGCTGTTTATTGCCAGGATCAAGGAATTGGATTTAGAGACGCAGCACGCCATCGTGGCTCTGATCAAACAGGTCACCGATAGCCACAGTCTGGTGCTCACCGAGGATTCCCTGGAGCGACTGACCCCGCAGAGCATGTACACCCACATCCTGCGCCTGACCAAGGAGCGGGATCTCATGTATCTCAAGTGGATCGACTTGGCGTGCGTGGAAACCGAAATGGCAGTCAGCGATAATCTGGTGGAATGTGGCCAAGGTGTTGGTGTTCCACGTTCCCCTTCGAATGGCACCGCCACCTCAACTCCCTCATCGTCTTCCAACTCGGAGAGCAATCACCTGGCCGTGGAGTGTGCAGATCTTCGCTCCAAGAACCGCAAACTGCGTCAGGAACT TGAGGAAAAATCCGAGAATCTCTTGGAGCTGCGCGAGGAGCTCGATGACAAGAAGGCGCGCTTTGACAAACTGCGCCAGGAGAGCCAGGAATGGTTTACGGAGGCCAAGCGGGCCTCAGCATACCGGGATGAGGTGGATATCCTAAGGGAAAGGGCCGAAAGAGCCGATCGTCTTGAGATAGAGGTTCAAAAGTATCGCGAAAAGCTCGGCGACTCGGACTTTTATAAATCCCGCGTGGAAGAGCTGCGAGAGGATAACCGTGTGCTGCTGGAATCAAA AGAAATGTTAGAAGAGCAGCTGCAGCGCTACCGCAAAAGATCTGAGCACGCCATCTCCCTGGAGTCCGAAATCATCAAGTACAAGCAAAAGCTCAACGACATGGCCTTAGAAAGGGACGTAGATCGGTCCAAGCTAGAAGAGCTGCTGGAGGAGAATGCTCAACTGCAACTGGTGGCCAGGAATCTCAACTCAACGATGGATTTGGACAAATCCTTCTCGGAAAACGAAGATGATTGCAATTCGGGCGACAACAGCCTGTCCGAACAGCTAACGAATAATGCCCAAACCCGTGCACTCAAGCTGGAGCTAGAGAACCGTCGCTTGACTGCCGCTTTGGAGCAGCTAAAAGAGAGCAGCTTCCACGAGTCCACCAGCAAGTTGCTCGAGTTAGAGAAGGAGAAGAAAAAGCTCTCGCTGAAAACCGAGCAGATGCAAGAAAACATCCAAAGACTCACGCAGCAAAATGTCGAACTGGAGGGGGTCTTTAAGAACGCCCTGGAGGAGAACAAAAAGCTGCAGGATGCCGTGGACAGTCGCCAGAAGAGCTACGATCGTCAGAGTTTGGAGCGCGAGGCTGATCGTCAGAAGCTTTCGGATGCCGAGCAGCATGTGGAAACCCTAAACAAAGAAAAGCAACGCATCCAAACTTTAAACGACAGCATTCAGCGTAGAGCCGACGATCTGGAACGACTGGCGGAGAGCAAGGCAAAGGAACTGGAGCAATATGCGGAAAAATCCAAGCAATACGAGCAGACCAAACAGAAGCTCTACGAGATCGAGGCCAAGGTCTCCACGTTCGAGCGCGAGAATGCCAGTCTGCTCAAGGAGGTGTCCAAGCTGAAGGAGGGCAGCGAGCAGAAGTCTGTGCAGCTGGACGAGAGCATCAATCGACTGGAGGCACAGAGCAAGGAACTCCAGAAGCTGGGCAAGGCGCTCGAAGATTCCGAGCAAGTGCATCAGAAGTTTGTGGAACTGGAGAAGCAAAACCAAGAGCTGGCTTCGCAGCGCATTATTGACCAAGAGATGATAAGCACACTGCGCAACGACCTGGTCACTGGTACCCTAGTAACAAAGAAGGTGCGCCACAACCTGGAGAAACTTGGCCTGGCGGACGAGGAGCCGGGGGAGCTGAATGTAGAGCATGTGGTGGAGAAATTGGTGCGCAATCCGGAGACTTTCAAAACGGTGCGTGAGATCATGCTAAACGTGACCCGCGAGCagcaggcggaggaggaggagcgcgAGGGCGGCGTCAAGTCGGACATGTGTGTGCTGTGCCACCGTCAGGAGATCTTCACGGTGGAGAAGAACATTGAACTCGCAGCTCTGGAGCCTCTGCCCCCCGCTCCTACGCAACCCTCTTCCCAGGAGCTGCGATTCGAGCACAAACTGCGAGTCAGTCCGGCACGAGAGTCCGCGGAGCTAAACCGCATCAAGGATTCCAACACACAGCTGCAGACGGAGAATGCTCGGCTCAGCGTGGATGTGGCTGCTCTGGGTTCGCAGATAACTTCTCTGAACACCCAGCATGTGGCTCTTCAGCTGGCCAACTCACAGTTGGCTGCGGAAAAAGACACTCTACTCAAGGACATCGATTCACTGCAGCAGGAGCACAAGCATGCGCTGCAGGATCAGGTGACTTTGCAGTGCCTGCACGATCAGCTCTCCGCGGAGTACGAATCGCTGAACAAGGACAAGGAGCAGCTGAAGGCAGCAGTGCGGGATTTGCGGCAGGAATTGCGCGATACCCGCGAACAGCAGACGGCACTGGAGCAGCGCATCGAGGAGCTGACCACGCAGAACAACAACATGAAGACCTGCAGCGAAGATCTGTCCATTCTGCGCACCGAGCACTCCAAGCTCACCGACGACTTCCGCAATCTCTTCGCCACCAGCGATCGCTTCAAGAACGAGTACAAGAACATCCAGGAGCAGTACAAGATGGTGCGCATGGAGCACTCGAGCCTCAAGCTGCAGAACACTGAACTCTCCGGCGAGCTGAACACCAAGAGCGATCAAGTGCGTCACCTGCAGGTGGAGTACAGCAAGGTGCAGCAGCGATGCGAGATGTTGATTCAGAACAATGCCGATTTGGATTCGGAGAGGAAAGCCTTAATGGACAATGTGTCCCAATTGCTCTCGCAGTATCAGGAACTTTTGGCCATTTCCCTGGAGGACAAGAAGCACTTCCACGAGGAGGAGAAGAACTACACGGAACGGGTGCACAGCCTAAAAAGGCAGAAGGAGAAGCTGGAGGAGAAGATCATGGAGCACTACAAGAAGTCTGAGACCACGGTGCATAAGAA AAAACCCTTTGCCAGCATGCTGGTTAGAAGAGTGAAGAAGGCCAGCTCGGATCTGATGAACAAGGTGCCCAGTCGA aacCGTCGCTCCTGGGTGGATGATGCTCGCACCAATTCCCAGTTCGTCATCGGTTCCGAATCGGGCGGCAATGAGTCGGATAACAGCAACGAGGAGCCACTGTCCATTGCCTCCGACACGCACTTGCTGCAGCGGAATGTACCGCTCCGCCAGAGCCTGCAGCG CGATTTGCTGGATAACTCGATCCAACGCGGCGGCGCCGTGCGCAGTAGCCTGCAGGCTCAGAAACGTACGGATTTGAATAACTCACGTAGAAATAGCGTGCACGG CAGTCTCGAAGCGCCAGACGTGACGGGCAGCAGTCTGACACTCGGCACAGCCGGCTCACGACGCACCGTTTATCTTATCGACGAGCACCAGAAGCTGCCCGATGGCTCCAGTCCCGGCTCCGCCCAGAACCAGCAGTCCGGTGGCAGCAGTGGCTCCGGCAATGCCGCAACGCCCACGCCCGCCGAACCCCAGACGCCTCAAAAGACTGCCGACAGCAGTGCTCCCACTGGGCCAGCCACGTTTCTCATGTACAACCGGATAAACACGACGATCGGCGGAGCATCGAACAGCGGCGATCAGAGCCCACTGCTGCAGGCCAGCGGCAGCGTCTCCGGCGGAACTCCTTTGCCAGATGACAAGTCCGCGAGGAAGCGGCCCGAGGACAAGAGCAACAGCATCTGGTATGAGTACGGCTGCGTCTAG